From one Catellatospora sp. IY07-71 genomic stretch:
- a CDS encoding LacI family DNA-binding transcriptional regulator, with protein sequence MRARLSDIAQQAEVSEATVSRVLNDRPGVSAETRQAVLTALDVLGYERPARLRKRSAGLVGLVVPELDNPIFPAFAQIIETTLAQQGFTPVLCTQTPGGVTEDEYVEMLLDRQVSGIVFVSGLHADATSDPERYRKLIARPLPIVLVNGYAEGIEAPFISCDDRAAGELAVSHLVALGHKRIGLISGPDRYLPVQRKIEGYRAAMRRLLNLSDAQIDEMISLSLFGVEGGDAAASRLLDRGVTGFVCGSDLMALGAIRAVRQRGLQVPSDVSVVGYDDSPLIAFTDPPMTTLRQPVRAMAVAAVRALVDEIKGHPAPHSEYIFRPELVVRGSTAAHAE encoded by the coding sequence ATGCGCGCGCGACTCTCTGACATCGCCCAGCAGGCGGAGGTGAGCGAAGCCACCGTCTCCCGGGTGCTGAACGACCGGCCCGGCGTCTCCGCCGAGACCCGGCAGGCCGTGCTGACCGCCCTCGACGTGCTCGGCTACGAACGCCCCGCCCGGCTGCGCAAGCGCAGCGCCGGCCTGGTCGGCCTGGTGGTCCCCGAGCTGGACAACCCGATCTTCCCGGCGTTCGCCCAGATCATCGAGACCACGCTGGCCCAGCAGGGCTTCACCCCGGTGCTGTGTACGCAGACCCCGGGCGGCGTGACCGAGGACGAGTACGTCGAGATGCTGCTCGACCGGCAGGTCTCGGGCATCGTCTTCGTCTCCGGCCTGCACGCCGACGCGACCAGCGATCCCGAGCGCTACCGCAAGCTGATCGCCCGGCCGCTGCCGATCGTGCTGGTCAACGGTTATGCCGAGGGCATCGAGGCGCCGTTCATCTCGTGCGACGACCGCGCGGCCGGCGAGCTGGCCGTGTCGCACCTGGTCGCGCTCGGCCACAAGCGCATCGGCCTGATCTCCGGCCCGGACCGCTACCTGCCCGTGCAGCGCAAGATCGAGGGCTACCGGGCCGCGATGCGGCGCCTGCTCAACCTCAGCGACGCCCAGATCGACGAGATGATCTCGCTGTCGCTGTTCGGCGTCGAGGGCGGCGACGCGGCCGCCTCGCGGCTGCTGGACCGCGGGGTGACCGGTTTCGTGTGCGGCTCGGACCTGATGGCGCTGGGCGCGATCCGTGCGGTGCGCCAGCGCGGCCTGCAGGTGCCCTCGGACGTCTCCGTGGTCGGCTACGACGACTCGCCGCTGATCGCGTTCACCGATCCGCCCATGACGACGCTGCGCCAGCCCGTCCGGGCGATGGCCGTGGCAGCTGTTCGGGCACTGGTGGACGAGATCAAGGGACACCCTGCCCCCCACTCGGAGTACATTTTCCGGCCCGAGTTGGTGGTCCGCGGCTCCACCGCCGCCCACGCGGAGTGA